The Polypterus senegalus isolate Bchr_013 chromosome 1, ASM1683550v1, whole genome shotgun sequence genome includes a window with the following:
- the LOC120537695 gene encoding uncharacterized protein LOC120537695 has translation MCKRTLGNGANQLRTYLLDEHTRSWMSRLLFVYAREVASRLEEAKARITSIFGSILKMDSTKKVTKKLAGATAGMSAWVTNVENEHDQILISVLTVTEGTGLHTMASGLMQRYHDASVSPPLVLYVDQECCSHRGPSKMSLLFHQWDQLVVRLDAWHVMRCFAAGFTTDSLPVHSLFMACLSFCIFEWDQGDVARLQQAKAGEVGSGPWDSGIGNIPLKELACRHMRRV, from the exons ATGTGCAAGCGCACGCTGGGCAACGGGGCCAACCAGCTGCGCACATATCTGCTCGATGAGCACACCAGGTCCTGGATGTCACGGTTGCTGTTCGTGTACGCCAGGGAGGTGGCTTCGCGGCTAGAGGAGGCCAAGGCCCGGATCACCTCCATCTTTGGCTCAATCTTGAAGATGGACTCAACCAAGAAG GTGACCAAGAAACTCGCTGGTGCCACTGCCGGTATGTCAGCCTGGGTGACCAATGTAGAGAATGAGCATGACCAGATCCTGATCAGTGTCCTCACCGTCACCGAGGGCACTGGCCTGCACACCATGGCCTCTGGGCTGATGCAGCGGTACCATGATGCCAGTGTGTCCCCTCCTTTGGTCCTGTATGTGGATCAAGAATGCTGTTCCCACAGAGGGCCATCCAAAATGTCCCTCTTGTTCCACCAGTGGGATCAGTTAGTGGTGCGGCTCGATGCATGGCACGTGATGCGATGCTTTGCGGCAGGTTTCACCACAGATAGCCTCCCTGTGCACAGCCTCTTCATGGCGTGTCTCTCCTTCTGCATTTTTGAGTGGGACCAGGGAGACGTTGCCCGGCTGCAACAGGCCAAGGCTGGCGAGGTGGGGTCGGGTCCCTGGGACTCCGGCATTGGAAACATCCCACTGAAGGAGCTGGCCTGCCGCCACATGCGCAGGGTGTAA